The Blautia pseudococcoides genome segment CGGATATAAGCCAGGCAGAGATAGATGCTGCTGCCGCGGAACTTTACAGCGCCATGAAAGGCCTGGTGAAGATCCAGAAGGAAAATCTGGCGGACAAGACAGGGCTGCAGAATCTCTATGAGATGACAGGCATTCTGTCAGAAAATGATTATACAGCAGAAAGCTGGGAAAATCTTGTAAAGGCGCAGGAAGCAGCCAAAATGGTCCTGGATTCTGAGCTGGCTGACCAGCAGAAGGCAGATGAAGCAGCAAACGCACTTCTTCAGGCGGCAAAAGAACTGGTAAGGGAAGAGGAGGATGCAAAACAGGCAGATAAGACCCCCCTTCAGAATGTGTACGATGTGTGTGCAGGATATCTGGAGGAGAATTACACAAAAGAGAGCTGGGAAGCATTTAAGACGGCAAAAGAGCAGGCCGGTGTGGTGCTTCAGAAAGAAGATGCCAGTCAGGCGGAAATCGACCGTGCAAAAGACGCACTTTTCACAGCGATCAAAGGCCTTGTAAAAGCAGAGCAGCTTCAGATTGTGGATAAGAGCAGTCTGCAGCAATTGTTCAATGCAGCGTCTAAGCTTAATAAGGAAGACTTTACAGAAGAATCCTGGAAGGCACTGCAGGCAGCAATGGAATCGGCAAAAAGTCTGCTGGCCTCCGAAGAGGCATCCCAGGAAGAAGTCAATACCGCCGCGGATGCTCTTGATAAAGCAGTGAAAGGTTTGAAGACGGCAGACAAGAAAGAGTCATCTGATAAGGAAAAAAATACGAATAACGGCACAGACACAGGGAATAAGAAGAGTCCAAAGGCTAAAGTGGGAAATGCAGCTAAGACAAAAACAGGCAGTGTTAAAACAGGAGATTCCACCCCCGTTGTTCTGTTTATAGGAACTGGAGGGATTGCTCTTGCCGGGATCACCTATCTTTTGGCATCCAGAAGAAAAAGAAACAAGTAGGGCGGCAGGAAGACAATGAGCACTATTAAATAAATTTAAACCTGAAACAGAGCGGCAGCAGCTTGTAATGAGCGCTGACGCTCTGTTTTTTAATTGTTTTTTAAAGAAAGGTATTGACAGACCGGAAAATACTTTGTATATTATATATGAACATATGAATAAATGTTCATATGAAAATAATAATAGTATAGGGAGAATATAGTTATGAAAAAAACATTTAAGTTGTTAGATTTAGACTGTGCACACTGTGCTGCAAAAATTGAGGACTCCGTGAGAAAGATAGAGGGGGTAGCCAGTGCTGAAGTTAATTTTTTGAATCAGAAAATGGTATTAGAGGCAGATCAGGAGCATTTTCAGGAGATTGCAGAGAAAGTGGTTACATTGATCCGGAAAATCGAACCGGATGTCACGGTAAAGAAAATCTAAGTCAGTAGCGGCAGGTCTGCGGGACCGCCGCTGTCATTCAAAGAAAGGATGAAAAAAATGACCAAAAAACAGAAAAAACAATTATACAGGATTCTAACGGCTGTTCTTATTTTCCTTCCGGTTTTATGGCTTCCCATGAATGAAACAGGGAAATTTATAGGATTTCTGGTCTGTTATGCAGTGATCGGGTGGGATATTATCTGGAAAGCTATTTCCAATATTCTCCACGGTCAGGTGTTTGATGAAAATTTCCTGATGACAGTAGCCACTGTGGGTGCTATGTACTTGGGAGAATATAAAGAGGGCGTTGCAGTCATGTTGTTTTATCAGGTGGGAGAGTTATTTCAGTCTTATGCTGTCAGCAAATCACGCCGTTCTATTGCAGGGCTGATGGATATACGGCCTGACTATGCCAATGTGGTGCGGGAAGGAAAAGAAACCAGAGTTGACCCGGACGAAGTTCTTGTAGGAGATGTGATACTGGTGAAGCCGGGAGAAAGGGTACCTCTTGACGGAACGGTTCTGGAGGGAAATTCCACTTTAGATACCTCCGCGCTCACCGGGGAATCCATGCCCAGGGAAATCGGAGCCGGCGCAGAAGTCATCAGCGGATGTATTAACCAGACAGGAACGCTGAGAATCCGTGTGGGCAGGCTCTACGGAGAATCAACGGTATCTAAAATACTGGACTTGGTAGAGAATGCCAGCAGTAAAAAGTCAAAATCCGAGGCTTTTATCACACGATTTGCAAAATATTATACACCTTCTGTTGTAGCCGCGGCCGCGCTGCTGGCTGTTTTACCTCCTTTACTTATGGGGCAGGCATTTGCACCCTGGATACACAGAGCGCTCACATTCCTTGTGATTTCCTGCCCGTGTGCCCTTGTGATCTCTGTCCCCCTGAGTTTCTTCGGAGGAATCGGCGGTGCTTCAAAATGTGGTGTGCTGATTAAAGGAAGTAATTATCTGGAAGCTCTTGCAAAAGCGGAGACAGTGGTGTTTGATAAAACAGGAACACTTACAAAAGGGTCCTTTGCTGTGACTAGATGTTATCCCCAGGGGATTTCCGGTGAAAGACTGCTGGAACTGGCCGCCCGTGCGGAAAAAGACTCCAGCCATCCCATTTCCAGGTCTATTGTGAAAGCATACGGAAAAGACACAGAGCGGTTTGGGGTAACAGATGTGCAGGAGATCGCGGGCCACGGTATCTCTGTCTCTCTGGATGGGAAAAAGGTACTGGCTGGAAACGCAAAGCTGATGAGATCAAAAAACATACCATTTCAGCCTGTTACCGAAGCCGGTACAGTTGTGTATGTTGCCGAAGATGGGAAATACCGGGGAGCTGTCCTGATTGAGGATGAGATCAAGGATGATGCAGCGTTTGCAGTCAGGGAACTGAAAAAAGCCGGTGTCCGGAAAACCGTTATGCTCACCGGAGATGCGAAGGCTGTGGGAGAAAAAGTGGCAGAAAAACTGGGGCTGGATTTGGCTTATACAGAACTGCTTCCTGCGGATAAAGTGGAGCATATGGAGAGACTGCTGGAAGAGACAAGCGAAAAGGGCAGGCTGGCCTTTGTTGGGGATGGAATCAACGATGCCCCTGTACTTGCCAGGGCTGACATCGGAATTGCCATGGGAGGTCTGGGGTCTGATGCGGCCATCGAAGCGGCGGACATTGTCATTATGACAGATGAGCCGTCAAAAATCGCGGCAGCCATAGGCATTTCAAGAAAAACACTGCGGATTGTCCGCCAGAATATAATATTTGCCCTGGGAGTCAAAGGCATTGTGCTGCTTCTCGGAGCTCTTGGAATTGCATCCATGTGGGCAGCCGTATTTGCGGATGTAGGCGTATCTGTCATTGCCATCTTAAACGCGGTACGTGCACTGAGGGTGCCGAAGGAAGACAGAGTGCTGAAGAAGGAGAGCATCCGGGAGACTGCGGCTGCATAAGTAAAGAGAAGTAAAATCAGTTTGTAACCGTTCGGATCACCGAGCGGTTACGTCAATTTTACTAAGTCGTGCCGGCTGCTTTTGTCCATTATTTACGAAAACATGGTGCTGTGGTAAAATTATCTCCGAATAATATTGACAGAAAAGGAAAAAGGATTATAATGAACTTATCACTTGTCCTACAAGTTGAGGCGAAGGGAAGAGATATGAAGATAAAACGTGTCAATGTAACCAGCCAGGTGGTGGATTATCTGAAGAAGAATATTGAATCCGGAAACTGGGCCGTTGGGGAGAAGATACCATCAGAGAATCAGATGACAGAAGAACTTGGTGTGAGCCGTTCCAGCATCAGGACCGCGCTGCAATACCTGATTGGCCTGGGTGTTCTGGAAAGTGTGCATGGAAAAGGCACCTATCTGATCAACAGCCGTGTGGAAAACTGGGATGAGACTGAGAACAAAATCACATCGGAGGACTGCAGGGATATTGAAAAAGTGCTGGAATTCAGAAAGATACTGGAACCGGATGCCTGCAGACTGGCGGTGGAAAAGTCTACCCCTGAGATTATGACCGCTCTGGAGACATATCTGGAGCAGATGCAGATGTTTCAGGGAAACCGGGAAAAGTTTGTAAACGCAGACCTGAAGTTCCATGAGGTCATCTGCCGTTCAACCGGCAATCCTTTACTGGAAAAAAGTCTTCACAAAGTTTTTCAGGAGACAAGGCAGAATCATGAACAGATGAATGAACTGTTTGGTTACGATTCAGGTATTCATTATCACGCTCAGATTCTGGATGCGTTCAAAAACAGGGATGCGGATGCGGCCCATGATATTATGTATGAACATCTGGATGCTGCCATGAAAAAACTGTAAGTAGTTCTGCCGGATGGGAAACCTTGTGCATTTCAGAGCGGCAGATATGATAGGTTGGACAGTTACTGCCTGTTTTGATCATGGAACAGGCAGTTATATGGGGAACAGACAGGGATGACCATGATTTTTATACGCTAACTTGTATGACGAGTAATAAGTATTAGGAGGAGAAAGATGTCAGTTAAAATTCAGGACATACGGGTCATATGTACGGCGCCGGAGGGTATCAACCTTGTTGTGGTCAGGGTGGAGACAAACCAGCCGGGGTTGTACGGTTTGGGATGTGCCACATTTGCATACCGCCATTTGGCGGTCAAACATTTGATTGAGGAGTATTTGAAACCGCTTCTTCTGGGGCGTGATGCTGAGAATATTGAGGAATTATGGCAGCTCATGCATCAAAATGGTTATTGGAGAAACGGTCCGATTGAAAATAACGCCATATCCGGTATTGATATGGCCTTGTGGGATATCAAAGGAAAGTTGGCAGATATGCCGCTGTATCAGCTATTTGGAGGCAGGATGAGAGAGGGGATACCGGTTTACCGCCATGTGGACGGGAGAGATATTGAGGAAATCTGCGATAATATCCATAGATTTCAAGAGATGGGCATTACACATCTGCGCTGCCAGTGCGGCGGCTACGGCGGGACCCCTTACGGACAGACCCCTAAGACAGCGCCTGTGGGGGCGCATGACGGTATGTATCTGGATTCCAGAAAATATGTCCGTGACACAGTCAAGCTTTTTGGGGAAATCCGTGACAGAATCGGGTATGACATGGAATTGGTACATGATGTACATGAGCGGATCGCTCCTGTGGAAGCCATCAAACTGGCGAAAGAACTGGAACCCTTTGATTTGTTTTTCCTGGAGGACCCGGTACCCCTGGAGCAGACAAACTGGCTGAAAAATATGCGGGAGCAGACCAGCATCCCCATTGCCCAGGGAGAGCTTTTCAATAATCCCAGAGAGTGGAAACAACTCATTGCGGAACAGTTGATTGATTTCATTCGTGTACATATCAGCCAGATTGGGGGGATCACGCCGGCCAGAAAGCTCCAGATTTTTGCGGAACAGTTTGGTGTGCGCACTGCGTGGCACGGACCCGGGGATATGTCTCCTCTGGCTCATGCGGCTAACATTCATATTGATCTGGCAGCACCTAATTTTGGGGTGCAGGAATGGTCCGGGATTGAACCGCCTAATTTTGTGATACAGGATTTGAAGGGACCCCACGGTGCCCTGCTGGATGTATTTCCGGGACTGCCACAATTTTACGAAGGCTATGTATATGCCAATGACAAACCAGGACTTGGCGTGGATGTGGATGAGAAGGAGGCAGCAAAATATCCATGTGAGAAGACAGTCACTACATGGACACAGACAAGATTGAGAGACGGTTCTCTTCAGACACCGTAAAGGGAGGGTAACATGAAGGTAAAAAGACTGGCAGCATTGTCCATGGCAGGAATAATACTGGCGCTGGCTGTGGCGGGATGCGGCAAAAACAGCAATATTTACGACGAAAATGGTAAGGTGAGCCTTAGAATGGCGCAGACATCAGCAGCGGACGGGGCAATTGGAATCTCCATGGAGACTTTTGCGGAAAATGTCAGGGAAAAGTCAGGGGGAAGAATTGAAATCTCTGTTTTTCATAATGGACAGCTTGGTTCAGAGCGAGATAATATCGAGGCATGTGAACTTGGAAACCTGGACATGGCGGTGGTAAATCAAAGTGTGCTGGCAAATTTCATCCCTGAGATCGCGGCCTTTGACCTACCATATGTGATTGAGGGAACAGAGCATGCGGATAAGGTATTTATGGGGGAGATTGGACAGGATTTTCTCAAAAGACTGGAAAAAGTGGAACTGAAGGGTCTTGGTATTTGGGAATCCGGCTTCCGCAATCTGACAAATTCCAAGAGGGATATCGGTAGTGCGGGGGATGTGAAAGGGCTTAGAATCCGTGTTATGGAAAATGAGATTCATCAGAAGCTATGGAAAGCCCTGGGAGCTGATCCGGTACCCATGGCTTGGAGTGAAGCTTACACAGCTATGCAGCAGGGGGCCATTGACGGGCAGGAAAATCCAGCCACGGTTATTGATAAAAACAACGTGGTGGAAGTGAATAAATATATGGCGATCACAGAGCATGTGTACTCCACCGTATATGTTCTGATGGCACCAAAGACATGGGATGCCCTTTCAGATGAGGATCGGCAGATCATTACGGAATGTATGGAGGAAGCCAACCTGGCGGAGCGTGAACTGAGCAGACAGATGGATAAGGAGGCTATTTCCACACTGGAGGAACAGGGGATGGCAGTGACTTACCCGGACAAGACAGAGCTGATCACTGAGACACAGAGCGTCAGGGATACTTACGGTGCGGATTATAAAGAGACTCTGGACAAAATAGCAGCGGCAAAATAGTGGAGGAGAAGGAAAATGGAGAAAGCAAAGCAGG includes the following:
- a CDS encoding TRAP transporter substrate-binding protein, with the translated sequence MKVKRLAALSMAGIILALAVAGCGKNSNIYDENGKVSLRMAQTSAADGAIGISMETFAENVREKSGGRIEISVFHNGQLGSERDNIEACELGNLDMAVVNQSVLANFIPEIAAFDLPYVIEGTEHADKVFMGEIGQDFLKRLEKVELKGLGIWESGFRNLTNSKRDIGSAGDVKGLRIRVMENEIHQKLWKALGADPVPMAWSEAYTAMQQGAIDGQENPATVIDKNNVVEVNKYMAITEHVYSTVYVLMAPKTWDALSDEDRQIITECMEEANLAERELSRQMDKEAISTLEEQGMAVTYPDKTELITETQSVRDTYGADYKETLDKIAAAK
- a CDS encoding enolase C-terminal domain-like protein, whose protein sequence is MSVKIQDIRVICTAPEGINLVVVRVETNQPGLYGLGCATFAYRHLAVKHLIEEYLKPLLLGRDAENIEELWQLMHQNGYWRNGPIENNAISGIDMALWDIKGKLADMPLYQLFGGRMREGIPVYRHVDGRDIEEICDNIHRFQEMGITHLRCQCGGYGGTPYGQTPKTAPVGAHDGMYLDSRKYVRDTVKLFGEIRDRIGYDMELVHDVHERIAPVEAIKLAKELEPFDLFFLEDPVPLEQTNWLKNMREQTSIPIAQGELFNNPREWKQLIAEQLIDFIRVHISQIGGITPARKLQIFAEQFGVRTAWHGPGDMSPLAHAANIHIDLAAPNFGVQEWSGIEPPNFVIQDLKGPHGALLDVFPGLPQFYEGYVYANDKPGLGVDVDEKEAAKYPCEKTVTTWTQTRLRDGSLQTP
- a CDS encoding cation transporter → MKKTFKLLDLDCAHCAAKIEDSVRKIEGVASAEVNFLNQKMVLEADQEHFQEIAEKVVTLIRKIEPDVTVKKI
- a CDS encoding FadR/GntR family transcriptional regulator, producing MKIKRVNVTSQVVDYLKKNIESGNWAVGEKIPSENQMTEELGVSRSSIRTALQYLIGLGVLESVHGKGTYLINSRVENWDETENKITSEDCRDIEKVLEFRKILEPDACRLAVEKSTPEIMTALETYLEQMQMFQGNREKFVNADLKFHEVICRSTGNPLLEKSLHKVFQETRQNHEQMNELFGYDSGIHYHAQILDAFKNRDADAAHDIMYEHLDAAMKKL
- a CDS encoding heavy metal translocating P-type ATPase, encoding MTKKQKKQLYRILTAVLIFLPVLWLPMNETGKFIGFLVCYAVIGWDIIWKAISNILHGQVFDENFLMTVATVGAMYLGEYKEGVAVMLFYQVGELFQSYAVSKSRRSIAGLMDIRPDYANVVREGKETRVDPDEVLVGDVILVKPGERVPLDGTVLEGNSTLDTSALTGESMPREIGAGAEVISGCINQTGTLRIRVGRLYGESTVSKILDLVENASSKKSKSEAFITRFAKYYTPSVVAAAALLAVLPPLLMGQAFAPWIHRALTFLVISCPCALVISVPLSFFGGIGGASKCGVLIKGSNYLEALAKAETVVFDKTGTLTKGSFAVTRCYPQGISGERLLELAARAEKDSSHPISRSIVKAYGKDTERFGVTDVQEIAGHGISVSLDGKKVLAGNAKLMRSKNIPFQPVTEAGTVVYVAEDGKYRGAVLIEDEIKDDAAFAVRELKKAGVRKTVMLTGDAKAVGEKVAEKLGLDLAYTELLPADKVEHMERLLEETSEKGRLAFVGDGINDAPVLARADIGIAMGGLGSDAAIEAADIVIMTDEPSKIAAAIGISRKTLRIVRQNIIFALGVKGIVLLLGALGIASMWAAVFADVGVSVIAILNAVRALRVPKEDRVLKKESIRETAAA